In Melanotaenia boesemani isolate fMelBoe1 chromosome 1, fMelBoe1.pri, whole genome shotgun sequence, the genomic window aatgtctttgttttatgtaaagcactttgaattgtcctgcacatgaaatgtgctatacaaataaactgccttgcctaaaaaaaaagtaaaataaattattgactCGCTGTTACTTAAGAACTCAGTCCTCCTGTCAAGTTATTGGTATAATACCAAACATTACATAAAGCTAGCAGTTAGCATGCATGAAGGCACTAAAGGGATTTAAAGAACTTTGTCCAACAACAAATGTTTACATCAAAAATATTATCTGTGTTCAATTACATTGTGACTAGAATACATAATGGGAAATGTTTTCTggagaacatgaaaacatgactgcttgtattcattgattagcaatgtgcagtaataaagaaaattgaGAATGCAACATATAGTGAAGCATCGttcaatcaaatcaaactgtTGAGAAGATAATCgtaactgaatcaaataatgagaccagtgaagatgcacagccctGTACAGTACTAGTAAAAagtttcccattaaatctaatgagaaagtgtgtccaaactttagACTGGTAATGTATAAGAAAACTTATTAGAAGCCAGTTTGAAAATATTGTCATGGGTTGAAAGTGTTGAGTCAGTTTATCAAAGCTTTGTCATGGTGAAATAGAGTTGTGGTGcctaaaaaataaattgcattCATAATATTATCCTCCAACACCTCCTGTACCCCCCAACCACTATTTCTTTTTGACAAAACTGGAGATCATCTTTATATTTAGGGATAACTTCTACTGTCAAGGTgtgaggtggaggtgaggatccaaatgcaggcagatgaCGAGGCAGAAGGCAGACCTGTGCAGGAAGAAGCTTTTAATAATTACCATGAACCAAGGGGGAACACAGCAGGTGACAAGAaccaaaacatgacacaaacaatACAATGAACAAAACGTGACGTGAAGCCAACAATGAACCGGCAGCGTGAAAAGGAAACAaaggggtatatatatatatatatatatatatatatatatatatatacgcagATGGACTGAGGAACAGGTGACGTGAATGAGCAAATTAAACCAGTTCCACTAATTACAGGAAgcacaaagcaaaacagaactaaacatgacaagaacTAAAACCACAGATCATGGCATCCATAACAACCAGTGAggtaacaaacacacataaaagtaaacagaaaaaatgaggGGCCTATTGCCTTTACTCAGTTCTCTAATTGCCAACTAACTAAGAGGTATCTGGTGAGTCCTGACAACTATCATTGTTGCCGGGGTAAATAAGTCTATTCATTCATTGAATTCAaatcatctttttaatttatcagtattttgtattttacatgCAATCATTTTACGACCAACATTTATTGAAATCTCTGTGTTTATAGTTCTTATAAAGGGCATTTATAACAGATCCAAATAATCACAAACCCAATAGATAATTTAAATAGGTGCAAACTTTAAACCTATCAAATGTCATACCGTAATTGAAGATTTAAGAGTTTTTTATGTCAGGCAGCTAGTTTTATACATATATCAAACAATGAAATGTAACCCTAAATCACTCCTAAACTcctaaactttattttttgtgaatAGGGTTGtaattatctttattattttatcataacTGTAGTGATTATTTTGGTTTTACCACGCTCACCTAATACCAAGTCCTTACTTGCATCATATTAAAGgtgtatatgtttttatatcccttttttctgtttcgTTCTGCTTTTAAATAATGTGATGTGAAATAGTTGTTTCAGAGAAATAATTCTGAAACTTGAGGAGTTTCCATGGCTGCACAATCCAGCAGACTGTGGGAAATATGAAGAAAGTACACGCAAGATAAAGTTATTTCCAGATTAGTTCAGACTCTAACAAGAGACAGAGTTAGTGTTACCCTGGAAATGTAAAACAGGAGTGCTAGATAATATAGAATGATAATTCAAAGATCAGCTGAATTCCCAAGAAAGAAACTGTAGAACAAACTCATAGCTGGTATGCTATCATGTACAAATATCTAAACGTACTACCCTGTGACATTGGTGTCATCTATTTCAGAGTGtagctctttttttcctcatggcAGACATGTTGttggttttgttattttcatcTAAATAGAACCACATGATTCCAACATGACAAAAGATAAGGACACATATTTGCATAGTTAATGttgtctttctttaaaatgcTGTGATCTGTATGTGGTTGATGTGGGCATGCCTCTCTATCTCCCTGGCAACCTGGATCTACGCCTGCTTTTCATCTCATCAACACTCTCTAacttataaatgtttttcttgtcgCTAGTGTAGCAACCCATCCCTCCACACAGAATCAAACTGTAACAACTACCTTCACTTGGCTGGTGAGGTGGCGGGTACAGTAGCTTCTGTTTACTTGTGTTACTAAGTGTGTAAATAAATTCACACTTTAACTATTTTGAAGAAATTATACCAGACAACCTTTCAGAATGAAGTAATAGTTTGccaaaatttaataaaaagaaatatttttgacCCTTAGAAGAAACAAAATGTGGTAGGCCTACGAATTAAAATAACCTTCTTAGTTAACTAAATTTCTATATCTAGCACTCTTAAATTTACACGGACCAACTTAGCAGGTAGAATTAGTTAAACAAAATAGATCTCTTTGCtgtagtaaaacaaaaagacacgATAGAAAAAAACGTGGTTATACAGTCCTTATTCTCAGGTATTACCACAAAATACAACTCAAACGTTACTCAACAAATgggccaaacacacacacacacacacacacacacacacacacacacacacacacacacacaggagaaCTAAATGGAATCAGGTGACATAAATGAGTACCAGGTGCACTAATGACAAGAAACAGAAAGCTTCCCAGCGATATGTTCAACTGTCCAAAATGATGGGACGGTGCAAGAAGCTGAATGATAAAAATGTGAAGATGAATGCTGCTAGAATCTGTTGCTGAGCTTGTTGAAAAGGCGTACatacaaaattaattttaactgACTTAAAAGATcttgcaacttttttttcccccttttcctgagtgtgtgtgtgtgtaccccAAGGTTTCATTTATTCCCTTCCAGTTCATTGTAGTCTTCATGTGCTGTAGAGTTCATGCCAAGTGTAGTCTTATAGTCCTCAAGCCATGTTtaatagtgttttattttttagtattcATGTCAACTTCAGGCTACATACTctagttttttggtttttaaaaccTTGTTCCTCCACCCGTAGGCCTCCTGCTTTGTTAACCTGCAGTTTCCATGCCATGCAACCTTGAccgttatttttctttttcttttttagtctagaaaatgcttgtttttctgcatctaggCCAGAGgacaaaagtggaaaaaaacagaggGGAAGCTTAAGTAGCCAAAAATAACAGCAAAAGGCAAAATAGACTGTCATGCTGACCTGAAAAGCTGAACCAAAACTCACTAAAATAGCTGTCTTAAAGCAGTCATAACACATATCAAAGGTCACCAAAAGCTATGTTGAGAACTTTGCATTTTATGACCTGGATGAAATAGTCTTTATTCGTCTCCATGATCACATGGTATATGCAACTGACTTGCAACAACTGATTCTAAGATAAATGTTATTATTGTAAACTGTTATTATTGGCACATTCCAGCAACAGGACAtgaacacactggctgtttacATACACCATGGCTGATAAAGCAAAGAAGCATCACAGAACATCATTGGAGCAAGCAAGGAAGAGAAAACGAGAAAATGACAACACAAtagataaaacaagagtcaacggactgacttttactggctggaagaGATCATAGAAGCAACAGGATGCAATACACATATTGAATTAGCCTTCAtggccatgtttacatgagagttttacttcccctttaattcagagtaaaacttaaatcctctttaaaatgaccttgtaaacacctaatttGAATGAAAATGGTAATTCctaattaaacttaaatccaaaataactggctggtttattctgataaAAAATTGGAATTGTAATAAGTTGCATTTATAGAGACTACAGAGTTGACTTGAAATTGCGGACACACGTGACGTCATCGCTCTTAATAAAAAGTCAACGGATGTCGCAACTCACAGTGTATCGGCGGCTCTGGACTGCAGCACGTCAAAATGCTGCGCTTACTTTCTATATTTATCTTATTATTAGGCGTTCATAGTTTGActaactcaaaaacaaacaaaccgaGGATGGTGTTCACGGACAAAGGTAAGAAAATTGAGCCTTTTCACGCTTCAGCGTCTGGTTTgcttgtacaaaaaaaaaaaaaaaaaaaaaagtttaaaagtgtCCTATAAAGTTTGCTGATGTGAAATATGCGCtagataaaaattaaaacagatggTACGTCTGTGCAGCGTTTACTTCTATCATTGTTGGGCTTTTTGACAGGTGTAagtgataatatatatatatatatatatatatatatatatatatatatatatatatatatatatatatatatatataggctatatGCTCCAACTCACGCTCGTTAGAGCCTCGTTATTATTCTTGATTTCACCCAAGGGGGTTGATTCAAATTGTAAGAAATgattaactgattattacaacttatTTGGTTATCTAATGTTTAAAAGCAGCCTAGCCCAAAGCAAATAGTCAGTTACATTTCTTCTATCAACACTTGCTGGCTCAGGGTTATTTTGACTTCGGTAAAGTTAGAAAGATATTCACAGATTCGGCCTTTCCGgatcaataactcatcaacgGAACATTGCTTCTAGAAAACCGACACAACACCACAATCCCAGCAACGTAGACTGCGAGCTACAGTCGTATTTTCATCCAGACGAGCCGTCCTCCGGGCTGGGAGAAGCTGCCAGTGTTTGAGCAGGGACCGTCTGCAACTTGTAACACcgaaaaaaatatgaaaggaaAGTTTTCTAGAAACAATGTTCCGTTGATTGAGTTATTGATCCGGAAAAGCCGAATCTGCGAATATCTTTCTAACTTTACCGAAgtgttattttgctttgtaTATCGCTTTAATGGTGCACAAAGACTTATTCTTAATTGATAAGGACAAAAATGGCTTTAAAGCAAGTCACAaattttgttagtttttgttcttCAGTATTTAACTTTGCACACTAATCACATCTGATAGACTGACTGACTTTTACATTCTCTTCATAAAATCAGCCAGACAAATATCACCTACAGGGACAGGTTAGTAGAACAGGATATGCTACGTTTATTTGCACTTGGGCAGGTCAGGTATACTTGATTATCTATTCTTGGGTTATTGCCACCACTCCCTAatataagaaaatacaaaaaggcGAAATACCACTGTGACGAAATAAAATGTGGAGAACCCTGGTCCTCTTCTATCTGACTTCATCTGTGTGGATGTAAGCTAAAAATTCCATTTAATATGTTGCTGTTGTAATTATTGTCTTAATAGTGAAACTTTAGCCTGGAAGCTTGATTGGTGTGTGTAGTGAGGTCTTGTTTGGGGGGATGATGTGCTTTTTGTGTGATCAAGTTCTTTTATAAATTCAGTGTTATTTTGCCATATGTACTGCAGTCTGTATTGgcaataataaaattttaaacagGTCTTTAGGTAGACGGTGTTGCCTGTAGATAAGATACATGTAAATGCATGTCAGATAGAGCAGAAGCTGCAGCCTTGGGAAGCAGAGCCTAATTACACACTTTATCCATTTTATaggtttttgtgatgttttacaCAAAAGCATTGGAAACTTTATGGCCCCGAAAAAGTCATCAGAAAACACTTAGAATAAACCTATTGCATGATTCATTCCCCTCGCTAATTCTATAATATAAGTTTAATTATATAGTTTTATTGCAATCTGTCTAATAATTCTGTCCCTGCTTTACAGGTTGTTAATAACTAATATTACTGTTTGCTGTGTAAACAAGCTTGTTTAAATAGGCTTTGACATTATGTTGTACACACTTAATCCACATTAAAGGCCtggtttataatttaaaaatcattttatttatagagacCGCAGTTAAAAGGCTTTCTCTACCGGCTCATCATGAACCCCTACAGACTCTGATGGATGAGCTGACGGATGTTCTCATCGCTGTTGGCCAAACACACCTTTATTTCTACAACATTTCCAACCATAAACAGGTATTTCCACTAAAACAAATGAGACTGAATAACTGTGTTGAATGTGCACAaccaaatcaaaatgaaaatccTGTGTGATGTCTGTTCACAGACTCTTGTGGAAGGAAAGATTGAGTGGGGGAATTGTGGTACAAAGGTGAGCAGAATGCACAATGATTCCAGCCAAGTTGGTAGTAAAAGGCGCTGTCCTCTTCAGACATATGAGAAACGTATTCCTCTTGTCATGTAGGACTGCAGCTACAACATCACCTTGGTCCACCAGAGAGCTGAGAGATTATTTGTGTGCGGAAGCAACGGCAAGAACACGAGATGCTGTGATCTGGTAAATGCTAGAAGTGTTACCAAAAGCTGCAATAATACTGGtagtttatttcttgttttcttatCACTGTGTGATAAGCCActtcttctgctttatttataataaatgcaTGACACTTCTAAAAGATAAACAGATTACTGAATAAGCCTTTTTCATAATTAAAGGTAGCTGCTACAGCTGGATAACcgttgctttttttattttttgcagaatTTATCGGCACCATCCACCTGTGTTCCCCCTCAGAAATTAGGACACATTGCAAACAGTTTAGATAAGTTTATGACAAAGGAATGTGAACATTCAGTTTTTGTAGGTGAGTTTTACAAcaaactggattttatttttccttgtgttCATCAGTGTCTGTTTTCTACTTTGCGCGTTTCCCACGATGACTGATTTTAATCTTAATGAGCTCATTTATTCTCCTTATTTGTGCATATTTATTGGCTGAACATCTGTCCTCTTCTCTCACCACTAACCTGCATCTCTCAGCGTAGTTCTTCTGTTGTGCTCACCACCTGTTTGCACCTAAAATCAtgaaacttgtgttttttccaGAATCTGGAGAAAGTGCAGATCTCTATGTTACATGCCCTGGAGCTCAGGAGACAGCAGGTATTCATAAGATTGGGAGTAAAACAGTGAGACCAGCGAACCATGATAAAGGTATTTATATAGAGAGACAGAGGTTTGAgagcttcatttatttaaattatgctCCTTCAAATAGTAACAGACTATCTTTTTCTGCAGAACAACACTATGTTGGTTTGGTGGTCAGCCAAGGGAGAAACGAACCATTGCAAGACAAAGTTTATGCTTTCTAcaggcagaaaaacaaagacacgggattgtacagtgaaatgtgGCTCCCCTTTGTGAGCCAGGTTTGCATGGTAAGGCCTACTAAATGAgaacaattaaataattatcaCAACTATTTTAGCAAGAGTTAAGACAGATGCTGATTGTTTTGTGTGATTGATtgtttatctgtgtgtttgtcatGCAGGCAGACGTTGGTGGTCCAaagaacaagctgcagtatagcTGGACGTCGCAGTTGAACGCCAGACTCTTCTGTGGAGACCATGACAGTAAATTGCATTTCTCTGAGCTGGTAGATGTGGCGACTGTGCATTCAGACCAGTGGGAAGATACACAAGTCTATGCTCTCTTTAGAAATGAATGGTACGTCTTTATTCACACAAGCAAAATACTGCTGCAGTGAGATCACGCCCCCAGTTAAATCATgtgctgcttgtttttttgtccaACCAGCTCTGCATCATGAGATTAAATGTTAGCCACAATAACCaaaccaaactaaaacaaaattaaatgtcagCTGTTGCTTTCATTATGCAATTCTCCCAAGTCACTTGTTGTGAAGCCAGTTTAACCAAATCAACAGTCACAATCAGACaggtttaaactggattttgaACTCTACTGCTGACAGCATAGAAACCAGCACAGTCCATGTTCTCTGTGACTcgaacacacttttttttaactacctTCCAGTCTGCTTTTTACATGCTTTGACCAGCATGTCTGACAACGTCTTTGACCTTAGTGCTATTTCTTGTTGCAGCAGATGTCTGTGTGTAACAATGTTGACTGTGGTGTTTCTCCTCAGGGGCATGAGTGCAGTGTGTATCTACACAATAGGAGACATTGACAGCATCTTCACCAATTCTTCGTTCaaagaagacaagaaaatgCAGAGGGATAGGAAGGTAAGAACCAATTTTGAGTTACAAATcatgagatttttctgaatttatatgtttttacatgtgcGTTATATAATtactaaataaatcaaatcctCTAAACCGTTCTACCAGTGCTTTAATGGAAACAGAAAGCTTGCCAGTGGCTTAGGGAGATGGCAAATAG contains:
- the LOC121632552 gene encoding semaphorin-7A-like, which gives rise to MLRLLSIFILLLGVHSLTNSKTNKPRMVFTDKETAVKRLSLPAHHEPLQTLMDELTDVLIAVGQTHLYFYNISNHKQTLVEGKIEWGNCGTKDCSYNITLVHQRAERLFVCGSNGKNTRCCDLNLSAPSTCVPPQKLGHIANSLDKFMTKECEHSVFVESGESADLYVTCPGAQETAGIHKIGSKTVRPANHDKEQHYVGLVVSQGRNEPLQDKVYAFYRQKNKDTGLYSEMWLPFVSQVCMADVGGPKNKLQYSWTSQLNARLFCGDHDSKLHFSELVDVATVHSDQWEDTQVYALFRNEWGMSAVCIYTIGDIDSIFTNSSFKEDKKMQRDRKCVSDSTKISSEVLMKIETASEMELPVEPDSFFHLHHNYTHIKVDASKNNRNSRHTVMFLSLNNGRIHKVVHSKGDFFIIAEYQPFNHISHIHSIIIHPTSRTLYVNSRSEVVQLDVANCAQYGKTCEDCELSRDPDCSWKDHSCTSKPRDPYQDIFNRTRSNCLVTAKPVKDPQSEMVDPQVKHFLRCPMSSHHAQYTWQGPKSSTSCSSSEEQCLLLIDSMGPDQVGLYRCVSEEGDYSKDVVQYQLQLRSTAVGRTVSPAVWVCLIAVLGMVSGVSVQ